DNA sequence from the Coffea arabica cultivar ET-39 chromosome 11c, Coffea Arabica ET-39 HiFi, whole genome shotgun sequence genome:
ACTAAATAAGTATGCTTCAAAACGTTCAAGAACTCAATGAAAAGGAACAAGTTTACTCATTGTGACTGTAATTAACAACAATGTTGGTACTAAACAGTATATTTATTCAGCTCGTACAGCAGATCTAATACTTAACCACCAAAAAATGCTAGTGTCACTTTTTGCTGAGAATATTGATAAAAACCATTTAAACAAACTTGAaccaattaaacaatttaaacgTTAATTAAACAATTTTAAGGACTGTATagttgaaatgtaacatttaaaaaaaaaacaaaaacaaacttgAACCAAAATTTCAACAGAGTTGTACCCCTTGTAAATCTTACGTAAATTATGTTTCTAACCTTTCCAAATGGTGATACAATTTGTTGGAGGGCAGTGATCTTATCTGCCAGCTTTGCTTTTGGAACCTGCAACTGTACGAATACAAGTTTGTGAGTGTTGAGGAATTAAACTCCAAGTTCTCTTACCCGACCAAATAAACATTTAAACCTTTTGGTCATTTACTTGTACCTTTGTGGTTGAGATTGTACTGCCTTCCTGTTTAGCCTTCTTCATGACTGTCTCCGGATTCTCTTCGgatcttttcttctttccccCACTCAGCAGTGCCTGTGTCCTTCTATTGTTTCTTGCAAGTGTGCTGATTGTCGATATTGGAGTTGGGAACTTtgtaattgaaaagaaaaagattgaaaacaAATGAGGCGACTAAGAAGTCACTAGATAGCCAAGTAGACATCAAAGCCATTTGTGTACATGGTTTCGATacattttaatcattttttttatttcacaaataTATTTGTCGAAAAGAGtgatataaaaatatttaaattgcACTAAACTGTCACAGCTACGAAATTTGCGAAAAAGGTCAAAATCCTGTCAATTTTGAACGTAGTGTCTAaattaaaaatgaagaaaattaccGGCTAGAAAGTTTCAAGTACAAAAGAGATAGAGAGATCAACTTACTGGAGAAGTTTGGAAGACCTGCTTCTTGAAGCCTGACAGGTCTAGGGTTTTAAGGATGGGCTTAGATAGGTTAGTATCAAGCAGTGGCCTGCTTAGATGACCAACAGAGGAAAGAGCTTCAGTTAAACTTCTTGAATTGGAGCAAGGACGAATATTTGGCAATTCAAGAGAGTATTTGCTCTTATCTCCCAAAATTGTGCTACCCAAAGCATTAGGGTTCCCAACCTTGTAACTGTCAAACGACCTTCCATATTCCTCCACCATTTTCATATCATGACCAAAACATGAGATTGAACCCATAATTCTATCCATACTTCGCTTCCCCGGACCAAGATCAGAAAAGGGTTCCTTAATCATGGAGTTAAGGGTTCCTATATCGCTCTGCCGGGGCTCAAACTGTTGATTCATGTGCTCATCTTGGGATGGTATAGACCAGTTTCCAACAAAGTTTGACAACTTAGGGGTATTGAGTTGTTTCTCGAAGTTGAAAGGTCCCATACTTGAGGATAGCCA
Encoded proteins:
- the LOC113716534 gene encoding uncharacterized protein is translated as MAGECTETTPLATTSSIHNWWPQHHLHGSSVSSWSTNNYPNWQYSELNNNSESSGDESVSISTSFTNASNHSGLTVESSRIVLVDGASAHEFVGETVPDGHLWNHVLIGGGNNGDLPNSENFGEQLLNDLPPKSISNGMFDPACDYAKKIDNSWLSSSMGPFNFEKQLNTPKLSNFVGNWSIPSQDEHMNQQFEPRQSDIGTLNSMIKEPFSDLGPGKRSMDRIMGSISCFGHDMKMVEEYGRSFDSYKVGNPNALGSTILGDKSKYSLELPNIRPCSNSRSLTEALSSVGHLSRPLLDTNLSKPILKTLDLSGFKKQVFQTSPFPTPISTISTLARNNRRTQALLSGGKKKRSEENPETVMKKAKQEGSTISTTKLQVPKAKLADKITALQQIVSPFGKTDTASVLWEAIGYIRFLQEQIQLLSSPYMKGNSSKDLWGGLDRNGSGEAKLDLKNRGLCLVPISCTPQACRENAGSDYLTPMYRGCLYR